A window from Candidatus Methylomirabilota bacterium encodes these proteins:
- a CDS encoding ABC transporter ATP-binding protein: MISVSGLSMRLASGGRVVTILTDVSLEVPAGQFLAIAGPSGSGKSTLLGLVAGLDQPTAGRIEVAGVDVTALDEDALARFRRDHVGYVFQSYHLIPTLTAQENVAVPLELAGRRGAGDRARALLAELGLAGRAHHYPVQLSGGEQQRVAVARAIALEPPLLLADEPTGNLDSATGKQIIDLLVGVNRRLGCTLVLVTHDAALAAHADRVVTLRDGRIVSDE, translated from the coding sequence ATGATCTCCGTGTCTGGGCTCTCCATGCGGCTGGCCAGCGGCGGCCGGGTCGTGACCATCCTCACCGACGTGTCGCTGGAGGTGCCGGCCGGTCAGTTCCTCGCCATCGCGGGGCCGTCGGGCAGCGGCAAGTCGACCCTGCTCGGGCTCGTCGCGGGGCTGGATCAGCCGACCGCCGGGCGCATCGAGGTGGCGGGTGTCGACGTCACCGCCCTCGACGAGGATGCCCTCGCCCGCTTCCGACGCGATCACGTCGGCTACGTCTTCCAGTCCTATCATCTGATCCCGACGCTCACCGCGCAGGAGAACGTGGCGGTGCCGCTCGAGCTGGCCGGGCGCCGCGGCGCGGGCGATCGGGCCCGGGCCCTCCTCGCCGAGCTGGGGCTGGCCGGGCGCGCCCACCACTATCCGGTGCAGCTCTCCGGCGGCGAGCAGCAGCGGGTCGCGGTGGCGCGCGCCATCGCACTCGAGCCGCCGCTGCTCCTGGCCGACGAGCCCACCGGCAATCTCGACTCCGCGACCGGCAAGCAGATCATCGACCTGCTGGTCGGCGTCAATCGTCGTCTCGGCTGCACGCTGGTGCTGGTCACCCACGACGCGGCGCTGGCCGCGCACGCCGATCGCGTGGTCACCCTGCGCGACGGTCGCATCGTGAGCGACGAGTGA
- a CDS encoding FtsX-like permease family protein, giving the protein MTGFVLRLAWRETRGAWRAFGYFFACVTLGVAALVGVGSFADSLERTVAHSARSLMGGDVEIRSSQPLPVPPEQIVAAAGLSRESVAVTRVREVVAMAQAGPHVTQLVELKAVEAGYPLHGALVTEPAGALDTLIGDGRALVHESLLSRLGLRVGDSFRVGAAELTITGVILKEPDRAIGVFSLGPRVLIAAADLDRTALIQPGSRVRHRTLFRLPDGGNAEAFRDRAAARLPIAQRVTTYTQAQPGLRRFWDQLTMYLGLTGLVALMVGGIGVAVSVSAFMADKQASIAIMKALGAGWRPLLIAYLLQIAALGLGGSLLGAALGSLIQPLLAPALTRLLPIDLTLTFSTRAVLRGLAMGVGVTLLYALWPLLRIRHVPPALILRREAEARRPGRRPWLAMVPIALGLAALALWQAGSWKIGALFAGGLAVALGLLALGARGVVALARRVPWRGAAWRQGAANLHRPGSQAGPVLVSLGLAVMLVVAIAVLESGLRSQMTDRGPDETPAFFFIDIQPDQAEPFARLVAEHGAIAPAELTPVVRARLAAINGAPISPPERTRREETWALTREYVLTWAKEPPRHNTVVAGRWWTAAEAAGEPLISVEEEIAGQLGVRPGDRLTFDVQGVPVAARVSNLRHVDWRSLTSNFFVIFSPGALEGAPSTFIATVQTRPDREGPMQSAVVAELPNVTAIPVREVLERVRGVLDQIALAVRLVAAFSIVAGLVVMAGALAITRQQRLYQSVILKVVGATRGFVARVFAVEYVLLGAAAGVTGSALAAALAWAVMRWAFDLPGRWAPGALLAGVLSATGLALLVGLLGTRRLLGRRPLGVLRGE; this is encoded by the coding sequence GTGACCGGCTTCGTGCTCCGCCTCGCCTGGCGCGAGACGCGGGGCGCCTGGCGCGCCTTCGGCTACTTCTTCGCCTGCGTCACCCTCGGAGTCGCCGCGCTCGTCGGGGTGGGCAGCTTCGCGGACAGCCTCGAGCGCACCGTGGCGCACTCGGCGCGATCCCTGATGGGCGGCGACGTGGAGATCCGCAGCAGCCAGCCCCTGCCGGTGCCGCCCGAGCAGATCGTGGCCGCCGCGGGCCTCTCGCGGGAGTCCGTCGCGGTCACGCGCGTGCGCGAGGTGGTGGCGATGGCGCAGGCCGGCCCGCACGTGACCCAGCTGGTGGAGCTGAAGGCGGTGGAGGCGGGCTATCCGCTCCACGGGGCGCTGGTGACCGAGCCGGCCGGCGCGCTCGACACGCTCATCGGCGACGGGCGCGCGCTGGTGCACGAGTCGCTGCTGTCCCGTCTCGGGCTGCGCGTGGGCGACTCCTTCCGCGTGGGCGCGGCCGAGCTGACCATCACCGGGGTGATCCTGAAGGAGCCGGATCGCGCGATCGGCGTCTTCTCGCTGGGGCCGCGCGTGCTGATCGCGGCCGCGGATCTCGACCGCACCGCCCTCATCCAGCCGGGCAGCCGCGTGCGCCATCGGACCCTGTTCCGCCTGCCGGACGGCGGGAACGCCGAGGCCTTTCGCGATCGCGCCGCCGCCCGGCTGCCGATCGCCCAGCGCGTGACGACGTACACCCAGGCCCAGCCCGGCCTCCGCCGGTTCTGGGATCAGCTCACGATGTACCTCGGCCTCACCGGCCTGGTCGCCCTCATGGTCGGCGGCATCGGGGTGGCGGTGAGCGTGAGCGCCTTCATGGCGGACAAGCAGGCCTCGATCGCGATCATGAAGGCGCTCGGGGCGGGCTGGCGGCCGCTGCTGATCGCGTACCTGCTCCAGATCGCGGCGCTCGGGCTGGGCGGCAGCCTCCTCGGCGCCGCGCTCGGCAGCCTGATCCAGCCGCTGCTCGCGCCGGCGCTGACGCGCCTGCTGCCCATCGACCTGACTTTGACGTTCTCGACGCGCGCGGTGCTGCGGGGGCTCGCGATGGGCGTGGGCGTGACGCTGCTCTACGCGCTCTGGCCCCTGCTCCGCATCCGGCATGTGCCGCCCGCGCTGATCCTGCGCCGCGAGGCGGAGGCCCGCCGGCCCGGCCGCCGGCCGTGGCTCGCGATGGTGCCGATCGCGCTCGGGCTGGCTGCGCTCGCCCTCTGGCAGGCCGGCTCGTGGAAGATCGGCGCGCTGTTCGCGGGCGGCCTCGCGGTCGCGCTCGGGCTGCTGGCCCTGGGCGCCCGCGGGGTCGTCGCCCTCGCGCGGCGGGTGCCCTGGCGCGGGGCGGCCTGGCGTCAGGGCGCGGCCAACCTGCACCGGCCGGGCAGCCAGGCGGGACCGGTGCTGGTCTCGCTGGGGCTGGCGGTGATGCTCGTGGTCGCCATCGCGGTGCTCGAGAGCGGCCTGCGCTCGCAGATGACCGACCGCGGCCCCGACGAGACTCCCGCGTTCTTCTTCATCGACATCCAGCCCGATCAGGCCGAGCCGTTCGCGCGTCTCGTGGCCGAGCACGGCGCGATCGCGCCCGCCGAGCTGACCCCGGTAGTGCGCGCCCGGCTGGCCGCGATCAACGGCGCGCCGATCTCCCCGCCCGAGCGGACGCGTCGCGAGGAGACCTGGGCCCTCACGCGCGAGTACGTGCTCACGTGGGCGAAGGAGCCACCGCGCCACAACACGGTGGTGGCGGGGCGCTGGTGGACGGCCGCCGAGGCGGCGGGGGAGCCGCTGATCTCGGTGGAGGAGGAGATCGCCGGCCAGCTCGGGGTGCGTCCGGGCGATCGACTGACCTTCGACGTGCAGGGCGTACCCGTCGCCGCGCGCGTCTCCAATCTCCGCCACGTGGACTGGCGCAGCCTCACGTCCAACTTCTTCGTGATCTTCTCGCCCGGCGCGCTCGAGGGCGCCCCGAGCACCTTCATCGCCACCGTGCAGACGCGCCCCGACCGGGAAGGCCCCATGCAATCGGCGGTGGTGGCCGAGCTGCCCAACGTCACCGCGATCCCGGTCCGCGAAGTCCTGGAGCGCGTGCGCGGCGTGCTCGACCAGATCGCCCTCGCGGTCCGGCTGGTCGCCGCGTTCAGCATCGTGGCCGGCCTCGTGGTGATGGCGGGGGCGCTGGCGATCACCCGGCAGCAGCGCCTCTACCAGTCGGTGATCCTGAAGGTCGTCGGGGCCACGCGCGGCTTCGTCGCCCGCGTCTTCGCGGTCGAGTACGTCCTCCTCGGCGCGGCCGCCGGGGTCACGGGCAGCGCGCTCGCCGCCGCGCTGGCCTGGGCGGTGATGCGCTGGGCCTTCGACCTGCCGGGACGATGGGCGCCCGGCGCCCTGCTCGCCGGGGTGCTCTCGGCGACCGGGCTCGCGCTGCTGGTCGGGCTCCTCGGCACGCGGCGGCTCCTGGGGCGGCGGCCGCTCGGCGTGCTGCGCGGCGAGTGA
- a CDS encoding RluA family pseudouridine synthase, which translates to MTLAERLRTLYPEASSRSLRQWLESGRVTVDGRACRDGRLPVGPDAVIGLGARRRAVFPRELTLVHEDDALLVVVKPSGLLTIATERERARTVYRLLRDYLAAKRQRPFIVHRLDRETSGLLVLAKSEPVKRALQAQFEARSVERVYRALVDGRPPRAEGTLESRLAEDRMLRVRSAARGRLAITRYRVIGRRREGTLLELRLGTGRRHQIRVQLAESGCPIVGDLAHGGPRSAAGRLCLHAMRLAFEHPVTRRPVAFESAPPGDWV; encoded by the coding sequence GTGACCCTCGCGGAGCGGCTGCGCACGCTCTATCCGGAGGCGTCGAGCCGGAGCCTCCGGCAGTGGCTCGAGAGCGGGCGCGTGACCGTCGACGGCCGCGCGTGCCGCGACGGGCGGCTGCCGGTCGGCCCGGACGCGGTGATCGGGCTCGGCGCGCGCCGGCGCGCGGTCTTCCCGCGCGAGCTGACCCTCGTCCACGAGGACGACGCGCTGCTGGTGGTGGTCAAGCCGTCCGGCCTGCTCACCATCGCCACCGAGCGGGAGCGCGCGCGCACCGTCTATCGCCTGCTCCGGGACTACCTCGCGGCCAAGCGGCAGCGGCCGTTCATCGTCCACCGGCTGGATCGCGAGACGTCGGGGCTGCTGGTGCTCGCCAAGAGCGAGCCGGTGAAGCGCGCGCTCCAGGCGCAGTTCGAGGCGCGGAGCGTGGAGCGCGTGTACCGGGCGCTGGTCGACGGCCGGCCGCCGCGCGCGGAGGGCACGCTCGAGAGCCGGCTGGCCGAGGATCGGATGCTGCGGGTGCGATCGGCGGCGCGCGGCCGGCTCGCGATCACCCGCTATCGCGTGATCGGCCGGCGCCGCGAGGGCACGCTCCTCGAGCTGCGCCTGGGCACGGGACGCCGTCACCAGATCCGCGTGCAGCTGGCCGAGTCCGGCTGCCCGATCGTGGGCGACCTCGCTCACGGCGGGCCCCGGAGCGCGGCGGGACGGCTCTGCCTGCACGCGATGCGGCTGGCCTTCGAGCACCCGGTCACGCGGCGACCCGTCGCCTTCGAGAGCGCGCCGCCCGGCGACTGGGTATAA
- a CDS encoding glucose 1-dehydrogenase, protein MAASPFSIENKVAIVTGGGVGIGKSIAIEFARAGADVVIASRKIENLEPVTAEIQKLGRRSFCVALDVRQEDQVKGLVERTVKEMGRLDVMVNNAGASFRAKVEDISANGWNTVIGINLNGTFFGCKWAGKQMMEQPGGGSIINISSIAGVYGSTMMSHYGAAKAAVITFTRELGMAWGRRGVRVNCIAPGPIETEGYMGVLTKQDPAAAKKAYDTVAARVGMGRWGTVEEIAYPCIFLASAAASFMNGETIVIDGGAPPQLGEG, encoded by the coding sequence ATGGCCGCGTCGCCCTTTTCGATCGAGAACAAGGTCGCCATCGTCACCGGTGGCGGCGTCGGCATCGGCAAGTCGATCGCGATCGAGTTCGCCCGCGCCGGCGCCGACGTGGTGATCGCAAGCCGCAAGATCGAGAACCTGGAGCCGGTCACCGCCGAGATCCAGAAGCTGGGCCGCCGCTCCTTCTGCGTGGCGCTCGACGTGCGACAGGAAGACCAGGTCAAGGGCCTGGTCGAGCGCACCGTCAAGGAGATGGGCCGCCTCGACGTCATGGTCAACAACGCGGGGGCCTCGTTCCGGGCCAAGGTCGAGGACATCTCGGCCAACGGCTGGAACACGGTGATCGGCATCAACCTCAACGGGACCTTCTTCGGCTGCAAGTGGGCGGGCAAGCAGATGATGGAACAGCCGGGCGGCGGCTCCATCATCAACATCTCGTCGATCGCTGGCGTCTACGGCTCGACCATGATGTCGCACTACGGCGCCGCCAAGGCCGCGGTGATCACCTTCACCCGCGAGCTGGGCATGGCGTGGGGCCGCCGGGGCGTCCGGGTGAACTGCATCGCGCCCGGGCCGATCGAGACCGAGGGCTACATGGGCGTGCTCACCAAGCAGGACCCCGCCGCGGCCAAGAAGGCCTACGACACGGTGGCCGCCCGCGTCGGCATGGGACGCTGGGGCACGGTGGAGGAGATCGCCTATCCCTGCATCTTCCTCGCCTCCGCGGCGGCCTCGTTCATGAACGGCGAGACCATCGTGATCGACGGCGGCGCGCCGCCCCAGCTCGGCGAGGGCTGA
- a CDS encoding DNA-formamidopyrimidine glycosylase family protein has protein sequence MPELPEVEAARRAAQNIAAGRRIVEAHVADDPIVFEGVTPARFRRALVGRRVRAVRRHGKHLWLELDRRPWPCLHFGMTGGIHVSGPHRGGPTGRAVRLVSDGRVSRPDWPPRFTKLHLRFADGGELALADGRRLGRIRLRQDPPAEPPISALGFDAWRALPTPARFHAMLRERNAPIKAVLLDQSFAAGIGNWIADEVLYQAGIAPKRRARTLSLAEARRLRSKIRAVIGRAVGAGSDSDRFPRWWLFHRRWGHRRGGPPATTVRGEHIRHETVGGRTTAWVPSAQR, from the coding sequence GTGCCCGAGCTGCCCGAGGTCGAGGCCGCGCGGCGCGCGGCCCAGAACATCGCGGCGGGACGTCGCATCGTCGAGGCGCACGTCGCCGACGACCCGATCGTCTTCGAAGGCGTCACCCCGGCTCGCTTTCGCCGCGCGCTGGTCGGCCGTCGCGTGCGGGCGGTGCGGCGTCACGGCAAGCACCTCTGGCTCGAGCTGGACCGGCGACCGTGGCCGTGCCTCCACTTCGGCATGACCGGCGGCATTCATGTGTCCGGCCCGCACCGGGGCGGCCCCACGGGCCGGGCGGTGCGGCTGGTGTCGGACGGGCGCGTGAGCCGGCCGGACTGGCCACCGCGCTTCACCAAGCTGCACCTGCGCTTCGCCGACGGGGGCGAGCTGGCGCTGGCCGACGGCCGTCGGCTCGGCCGCATCCGGCTGCGTCAGGACCCGCCCGCCGAGCCGCCGATCAGCGCGCTGGGCTTCGACGCCTGGCGCGCCCTGCCGACCCCCGCGCGCTTCCACGCGATGCTCCGGGAGCGCAACGCGCCGATCAAGGCGGTGCTGCTCGACCAGTCGTTCGCGGCGGGCATCGGCAACTGGATCGCCGACGAGGTCCTGTACCAGGCGGGGATCGCGCCGAAGCGCCGGGCCAGGACGCTGTCTCTTGCGGAGGCTCGGCGGCTGCGCAGCAAGATCCGCGCGGTGATCGGCCGCGCGGTGGGCGCGGGCTCCGACAGCGACCGCTTCCCCCGCTGGTGGCTGTTCCACCGCCGCTGGGGTCATCGGCGCGGCGGACCGCCGGCCACCACCGTGCGCGGCGAGCACATCCGCCACGAGACGGTCGGCGGGCGGACCACCGCCTGGGTGCCGTCGGCGCAGCGCTGA
- a CDS encoding efflux RND transporter periplasmic adaptor subunit — translation MSDELPGRHEGRARRAAVAVLLAVFALGLLGASAYLIYPKARRSEAEYRTIEAAPATIRRAVIANGTIAPRKEVNVKPQISGVIEKVLVARGDVVRTGDLLAVIRPLPNPADVSAAEAELDSARISQQHAEQDFRRIERLFRRDLVARADYEKLERDLQLAEQRLAAARRRLEIVMTGASTALGRSASEVRATAPGTILERPIEIGAFVIESNTFNEGTTIVSIADMSDLVFRGKVDEPDAGSLRLGMPAAVAIGALPGERYDARLDFIAPKAVEKDGVTTFEIRAALTLKPGRVVRAGYSATAEVVVAHRERALALPERALQFRAGRPYVTVETAPGIWEPRSVELGVSDGLTTEIVSGLRPGERVRLD, via the coding sequence ATGAGTGACGAGCTGCCGGGCCGCCACGAGGGACGGGCGCGCCGCGCGGCCGTCGCGGTGCTCCTCGCCGTCTTCGCGCTCGGGCTCCTCGGCGCGTCCGCGTACCTCATCTACCCCAAGGCCCGGCGCTCGGAGGCGGAGTACCGGACGATCGAGGCGGCTCCCGCCACGATCCGGCGCGCCGTCATCGCCAACGGCACGATCGCTCCGCGCAAGGAGGTCAACGTCAAGCCGCAGATCTCCGGGGTCATCGAGAAAGTCCTGGTGGCGCGCGGCGACGTCGTGCGGACCGGCGACCTGCTCGCGGTGATCCGTCCGCTCCCCAACCCGGCCGACGTGAGCGCGGCGGAGGCCGAGCTGGACAGCGCGCGGATCAGTCAGCAGCACGCCGAGCAGGACTTCCGGCGCATCGAGCGCCTCTTCCGGCGAGATCTGGTGGCGCGCGCCGACTACGAGAAGCTCGAGCGGGACCTGCAGCTGGCCGAGCAGCGCCTCGCCGCGGCGCGCCGCCGGCTCGAGATCGTGATGACCGGCGCCTCGACCGCGCTGGGGCGGAGCGCCTCGGAGGTGCGGGCCACCGCCCCCGGGACCATCCTGGAGCGCCCGATCGAGATCGGGGCCTTCGTCATCGAGAGCAACACCTTCAACGAAGGCACGACGATCGTGTCGATCGCCGACATGTCCGATCTCGTCTTCCGCGGCAAGGTGGACGAGCCCGACGCGGGAAGCCTGCGCCTCGGGATGCCCGCGGCGGTGGCGATCGGCGCGCTGCCCGGGGAGCGCTACGACGCGCGGCTGGACTTCATCGCCCCCAAGGCGGTCGAGAAGGATGGTGTCACCACGTTCGAGATCCGCGCCGCCCTGACGCTCAAACCCGGGCGCGTGGTGCGCGCCGGGTACAGTGCGACCGCCGAGGTGGTGGTGGCGCACCGGGAGCGCGCGCTCGCGCTGCCCGAGCGGGCCCTGCAGTTCCGCGCGGGCCGACCCTACGTGACCGTCGAGACCGCGCCGGGGATCTGGGAGCCGCGGTCGGTCGAGCTGGGCGTCTCGGACGGCCTCACCACCGAGATCGTGAGCGGCCTCCGACCGGGCGAGCGCGTCCGCCTCGACTGA
- a CDS encoding ABC transporter permease, with protein sequence MRFGDHWRQVGISLSRHRLRTGLTALGVFWGVFMLVLLQGVGKGLERGVFEIFRDDAFNSIWVNGGHTTMPYQGLVSGRAIRLSIDDVAAVGLALPAIGDLSPRQRSDRPVAFGRLSQSFEILGIHPGYHVVERTILRQGRLVNWRDVQENRRVAVIGSRVVELLFRDRDPIGERIEIGGAGYLVVGTFTDTGGERELRRIYIPYPAYQRSFGPDRLLESITFTIAEHTDPVALEARVRAVLSTRHRFDASDRAAVSVWNNLEEYKKFRALFTGVSAFVTLVGVATLCAGLVGVGNIMLIAVRERTREIGLRKAVGATSRTILTMILHEALVITTVSGYVGLVLGVGCVELLRRSGLRAEYFRDPEVDLAGAGLALGALIAGGVVAGLIPARQAARVDPAEALRHE encoded by the coding sequence ATGCGTTTCGGCGATCACTGGCGTCAGGTCGGGATCAGTCTCTCGCGCCATCGACTGCGCACCGGCCTCACTGCGCTCGGCGTCTTCTGGGGGGTGTTCATGCTGGTGCTGCTCCAGGGCGTCGGCAAGGGGCTGGAGCGCGGGGTGTTCGAGATCTTCCGCGACGACGCTTTCAACAGCATCTGGGTGAACGGCGGGCACACCACGATGCCGTACCAGGGGCTGGTGTCCGGCCGGGCCATCCGGCTGTCCATCGACGACGTGGCCGCGGTCGGCCTGGCCCTCCCCGCCATCGGTGATCTCAGTCCGCGGCAGCGCTCCGACCGGCCGGTGGCCTTCGGCCGGCTGAGCCAGTCGTTCGAGATCCTCGGGATCCACCCCGGTTACCACGTCGTCGAGCGCACCATCCTGCGGCAGGGACGGCTCGTGAACTGGCGCGACGTGCAGGAGAACCGACGGGTTGCGGTCATCGGCAGCCGGGTGGTCGAGCTGCTCTTCCGGGATCGCGATCCGATCGGCGAGCGCATCGAGATCGGCGGCGCGGGCTATCTGGTCGTGGGCACCTTCACCGATACCGGCGGCGAGCGCGAGCTGCGCCGCATCTACATTCCCTATCCGGCCTATCAGCGCTCCTTCGGCCCCGACCGGCTGCTCGAGTCGATCACGTTCACGATTGCCGAGCACACCGATCCGGTGGCTCTGGAGGCCCGGGTCCGCGCGGTACTCTCGACCCGCCACCGGTTCGATGCCTCCGACCGCGCCGCGGTCTCGGTGTGGAACAACCTGGAGGAGTACAAGAAGTTCCGCGCCCTCTTCACCGGCGTGTCGGCCTTCGTGACCCTGGTGGGCGTGGCCACGCTCTGCGCGGGGCTGGTCGGGGTCGGCAACATCATGCTGATCGCGGTGCGGGAGCGCACCCGCGAGATCGGCCTGCGGAAGGCGGTGGGGGCGACGTCGCGGACGATTCTCACGATGATCCTGCACGAAGCGCTGGTGATCACGACGGTATCGGGATACGTGGGCCTCGTCCTTGGTGTCGGCTGCGTCGAGCTGCTGCGGCGCTCCGGCCTCCGGGCCGAGTACTTCCGCGATCCCGAGGTCGACCTGGCGGGAGCGGGGCTCGCCCTCGGGGCGCTGATCGCAGGTGGCGTCGTCGCGGGGCTGATCCCGGCGCGCCAGGCCGCGCGGGTCGATCCGGCCGAGGCGCTGCGCCATGAGTGA
- a CDS encoding thiolase family protein, whose translation MREAVVVASSRTPLAKSHRGSFNMTRPDDLAAHCIKDVLGKAPQLDPAEIEDVILGCAQPNGPQGSNVARVALVRAGLPVSVAGTTVNRFCSSGLQAIAMAAHQIVMGQADAAIGGGLESITMMKRDGDPNPWVKEKKPGIYMVMGDTAEVVAKRYNITRQMQDEYSLVSQQRTARAQQDGFFKEELAPLQVVRGIVDKKTGEIVGKEDYYVDKDECNRPDTTLEGLMSLPPHFDKTSGKGTVTAGNSSQLSDGASATLVMSADRAKALGIKPKLIFRGFAVAGCEPDEMGIGPIYAVPKLLKRNGLTMDDIDVWELNEAFASQVVYCRDKLGIPMDKLNLNGGSISIGHPFGMTGSRMVGTIANEMLRRKAKYGVVTMCIGGGQGAAGLFESCL comes from the coding sequence ATGAGAGAGGCTGTCGTCGTCGCCAGCTCCCGCACCCCGCTCGCCAAGTCCCATCGCGGATCCTTCAACATGACCCGTCCGGACGATCTGGCCGCCCACTGCATCAAGGACGTGCTCGGCAAGGCCCCGCAGCTCGACCCGGCCGAGATCGAAGACGTGATCCTGGGCTGCGCCCAGCCGAACGGGCCGCAGGGCAGCAACGTCGCGCGCGTGGCGCTGGTGCGGGCGGGCCTGCCCGTCTCGGTCGCGGGCACGACGGTCAACCGCTTCTGCTCGTCTGGGCTGCAGGCCATCGCGATGGCGGCCCACCAGATCGTCATGGGGCAGGCCGACGCCGCGATCGGCGGCGGCCTCGAATCGATCACGATGATGAAGCGCGACGGCGACCCGAACCCGTGGGTGAAGGAGAAGAAGCCCGGCATCTACATGGTGATGGGCGACACCGCGGAGGTGGTGGCCAAGCGCTACAACATCACCCGGCAGATGCAGGACGAGTATTCCCTGGTGAGCCAGCAGCGCACCGCGCGGGCCCAGCAGGACGGCTTCTTCAAGGAGGAGCTGGCTCCCCTGCAGGTGGTGCGCGGCATCGTGGACAAGAAGACGGGGGAGATCGTGGGCAAGGAGGACTACTACGTCGACAAGGACGAGTGCAACCGTCCCGACACGACGCTGGAGGGCCTCATGTCGCTGCCGCCTCACTTCGACAAGACCAGCGGCAAGGGCACCGTCACCGCGGGCAACTCCTCGCAGCTCTCCGACGGCGCCTCCGCCACGCTCGTGATGTCGGCGGACCGCGCCAAGGCCCTCGGCATCAAGCCGAAGCTGATCTTCCGCGGCTTCGCGGTGGCCGGCTGCGAGCCCGACGAGATGGGCATCGGGCCGATCTACGCGGTGCCGAAGCTGCTCAAGCGCAACGGCCTGACGATGGACGACATCGACGTATGGGAGCTGAACGAGGCCTTCGCTTCGCAGGTGGTCTACTGCCGCGACAAGCTGGGCATCCCGATGGACAAGCTCAACCTCAACGGCGGCTCGATCTCGATCGGCCACCCCTTCGGCATGACCGGCTCGCGCATGGTCGGCACCATCGCCAACGAGATGCTGCGCCGCAAGGCGAAGTACGGCGTGGTGACGATGTGCATCGGCGGCGGTCAGGGCGCCGCGGGCCTGTTCGAATCCTGTCTGTGA
- a CDS encoding MalY/PatB family protein: MIYDFDRVVDRRRTNSNKWRKYPADVLPLWVADMDFPSPEPVVRAMRERVEHGVYGYGFEDAEFAEVFTERVRQRYGWKVSPEAVVLIPGVIPGFNVACRALTSPGDGLLMQVPVYPPILRSPGNHDLTRDEAPLGRQRDGRYVADLDAFRAAIHDRTRAFLLCNPHNPVGRVFTRDELAGMAAICLERSLPIIADEIHCDLLYAGQQHIPMASLGPEVEQRTITLMAPSKTFNLAGLKVSIAVIPNAALRERFLAARGDFVQAQVNIMGYAAALAAYRDGHEWLQQLMRYLEANRDFLADYVRTHLPGVTLVAPEGTYLAWLDCRNAGPAAADPFTFFLERAKVAFNDGALFGRGGQGFVRLNFGTPRSLLTEGLERMRRALGG, translated from the coding sequence ATGATCTACGACTTCGACCGCGTCGTCGACCGCCGACGCACCAACAGCAACAAGTGGCGCAAGTATCCCGCCGACGTGCTGCCGCTCTGGGTCGCCGACATGGACTTCCCCTCGCCCGAGCCGGTGGTGCGCGCGATGCGCGAGCGGGTCGAGCACGGCGTGTACGGCTATGGCTTCGAGGACGCCGAGTTCGCCGAGGTCTTCACGGAGCGGGTGCGGCAGCGTTACGGCTGGAAGGTCTCGCCGGAGGCGGTGGTGCTGATCCCGGGTGTGATCCCCGGCTTCAACGTGGCGTGCCGCGCCCTCACCAGCCCGGGCGACGGGCTGTTGATGCAGGTGCCGGTCTATCCGCCGATCCTCCGCTCACCCGGCAATCACGACCTCACGCGCGACGAGGCCCCGCTGGGCCGGCAGCGCGACGGGCGCTACGTGGCCGATCTCGACGCATTCCGCGCCGCGATCCACGACCGCACTCGCGCGTTCCTGCTCTGCAACCCCCACAACCCGGTGGGGCGCGTCTTCACCCGCGACGAGCTGGCCGGCATGGCCGCGATCTGCCTCGAGCGCTCGCTGCCCATCATCGCCGACGAGATCCACTGCGACCTGCTCTACGCGGGCCAGCAGCACATCCCGATGGCGTCGCTCGGCCCCGAGGTCGAGCAGCGGACCATCACCCTGATGGCGCCCAGCAAGACCTTCAACCTCGCCGGGCTCAAGGTCTCGATCGCAGTGATCCCGAACGCCGCGCTCCGCGAGCGGTTCCTGGCCGCACGCGGCGACTTCGTGCAGGCCCAGGTGAACATCATGGGCTACGCCGCCGCCCTGGCCGCGTACCGCGACGGGCACGAGTGGCTGCAGCAGCTGATGCGGTACCTCGAGGCCAATCGCGACTTCCTCGCCGACTACGTCCGCACGCACCTGCCCGGCGTGACGCTGGTCGCCCCCGAGGGGACCTATCTCGCGTGGCTCGACTGCCGCAACGCCGGACCCGCCGCCGCGGACCCGTTCACCTTCTTCCTCGAGCGCGCGAAGGTGGCGTTCAACGACGGCGCACTGTTCGGCCGGGGCGGACAGGGATTCGTGCGGCTCAACTTCGGGACGCCGCGCTCGCTGCTGACCGAAGGCCTCGAGCGGATGCGGCGGGCCCTCGGCGGCTGA